A genome region from Vibrio tapetis subsp. tapetis includes the following:
- the lrp gene encoding leucine-responsive transcriptional regulator Lrp, with amino-acid sequence MVDNYKKPSKELDRIDRNILNELQKDGRISNVELSKRVGLSPTPCLERVRRLERQGYINGYTALLNPQYLDASLLVFVEITLNRGAPDVFEQFNHAVQKLDDIQECHLVSGDFDYLLKTRVSDMSAYRKLLGDTLLRLPGVNDTRTYVVMEEVKQTNHLVIKTR; translated from the coding sequence ATGGTGGATAATTATAAAAAACCGTCCAAGGAACTGGATCGAATTGATAGAAACATTCTTAACGAACTTCAAAAAGATGGTCGTATTTCGAATGTCGAATTGTCAAAAAGAGTGGGATTGTCACCAACGCCATGTTTAGAGCGTGTGCGTCGTTTGGAAAGACAAGGCTACATTAATGGGTACACAGCACTTTTAAACCCTCAATATTTAGACGCATCACTTCTCGTGTTTGTCGAAATTACATTGAATCGTGGTGCTCCTGATGTATTCGAACAATTTAACCATGCGGTACAGAAGCTTGATGACATCCAAGAATGTCACCTCGTTTCAGGAGATTTCGATTATTTGTTGAAAACTCGCGTATCGGACATGAGTGCTTATCGTAAGCTACTTGGTGATACGCTTCTGCGTTTGCCGGGTGTAAACGATACGCGTACTTATGTTGTTATGGAAGAAGTCAAACAAACCAATCACTTAGTGATTAAAACCCGATAA
- a CDS encoding DNA translocase FtsK: MFKENKEKVETFIKSQESANNSRLDGVQRLRDCCFIVGCLIAILVSIALLSFNPADPSWSQTSWGGEVKNLGGYFGAWVADSLLFVFGSIAYPLPVAISVMTWVLFRKRGEQEDVDFMLWGTRLLGFVVVLLTSCGLADINFDDIWYFSSGGAIGDVLTSLAIPTFNTLGTTLVFLFLWGAGFTLLTGISWLSIVEWLGNSAIGMVSWILNRFRGTEKEVLEPELSHLSSDSPSFNEREEEIPEQNLPDDNSSQLIAPEFTSVPDVDDVQLDDERRFNIHMPSNSIDDFNTVEEPLFTGHTEHSSIAESVTEQSNFDETASEYQPLESHDSEQPYVDLYSSTNDLPTESSELPPIDSYQEDEPDSDRTRQLGATIEELTQAAEEADDYAQGAELVADNVSTSPPIAPTEVPIQEPNVEVTNDDLVAEEVFVDEAAVEETAVEEAVAEDVVSDDPDALAFQNMVSEAQKNMAGTQNPFLVQAEPNLPVPTSPMPTLELLYHPEKRENHIDRQALEDIARLVESKLADYKIKARVVDIFPGPVITRFELDLAPGVKVSRISSLSMDLARSLSAMAVRVVEVIPGKPYVGLELPNMSRQTVFLSDVINSPQFEEATSPTTIVLGQDIAGEAVIADLSKMPHVLVAGTTGSGKSVGVNVMILSMLYKATPDEVRFIMIDPKMLELSIYEGIPHLLSEVVTDMKDASNALRWCVGEMERRYKLMSALGVRNIKGFNEKLKMAADAGHPIHDPLWQPGDSMDEMPPLLEKLPYIVVVVDEFADMMMVVGKKVEELIARLAQKARAAGIHLILATQRPSVDVITGLIKANIPTRVAFTVSTKTDSRTILDQGGAESLLGMGDMLYLPPGSSHTIRVHGAFASDDDVHSVVNDWKARGKPQYIEDIVKGEQSADTLLPGEKMEGEEEHDPLFDQVVEHVVQSRRGSVSGVQRRFKIGYNRAARIVEQLEAHGIVSAPGHNGNREVLAPPPIKE; the protein is encoded by the coding sequence ATGTTCAAAGAGAACAAAGAAAAGGTTGAAACCTTCATCAAGTCCCAAGAATCAGCCAACAATTCCCGTTTAGATGGCGTACAACGTCTGCGAGATTGCTGTTTTATCGTTGGGTGTTTGATTGCCATTCTGGTTTCGATAGCATTATTATCATTTAACCCCGCCGATCCCTCTTGGTCTCAAACATCGTGGGGTGGCGAAGTTAAAAATCTTGGCGGTTATTTTGGCGCTTGGGTTGCAGATAGCCTTTTGTTTGTTTTTGGTTCTATCGCTTATCCTCTGCCTGTGGCTATCTCAGTTATGACTTGGGTTTTATTCCGTAAACGCGGTGAGCAAGAAGACGTCGACTTTATGCTATGGGGCACACGCTTACTGGGCTTTGTTGTTGTTCTTCTCACAAGTTGTGGCCTCGCTGATATCAACTTTGACGACATCTGGTATTTCTCTTCTGGTGGCGCGATTGGTGATGTACTGACAAGTTTAGCGATCCCGACGTTTAATACATTAGGCACAACTCTCGTATTTTTATTTTTGTGGGGCGCGGGCTTTACATTACTCACGGGTATTTCATGGCTGTCTATCGTTGAATGGTTAGGCAATTCAGCCATAGGTATGGTTAGCTGGATATTGAACCGTTTCCGAGGTACTGAGAAAGAGGTACTTGAACCAGAGCTTTCTCACCTGTCTTCAGACTCGCCAAGTTTTAACGAACGAGAGGAAGAGATTCCTGAGCAGAATTTGCCTGATGACAACTCTTCTCAATTGATCGCTCCTGAATTTACCTCAGTACCCGATGTTGATGATGTTCAATTAGACGATGAGCGTCGTTTTAACATTCATATGCCTTCTAATTCTATCGACGACTTTAATACCGTTGAAGAACCGCTATTTACCGGGCATACAGAACACTCATCTATTGCTGAAAGTGTTACCGAACAGTCCAATTTTGACGAGACTGCTTCTGAATACCAACCCCTTGAATCTCATGATTCGGAACAACCGTACGTTGATTTGTACTCGTCTACTAATGACTTGCCTACTGAGAGTAGTGAGTTACCACCGATTGATAGTTATCAAGAAGATGAACCTGACAGCGATCGCACTAGGCAACTGGGCGCGACAATAGAAGAGCTTACCCAAGCTGCAGAAGAGGCGGATGATTATGCCCAGGGTGCAGAGTTAGTAGCCGACAATGTTTCAACATCGCCCCCAATAGCGCCAACTGAAGTGCCGATTCAAGAACCTAACGTTGAAGTCACCAATGACGATTTGGTCGCAGAAGAAGTGTTTGTTGACGAGGCTGCTGTTGAGGAGACCGCTGTTGAAGAGGCCGTTGCGGAAGACGTGGTGTCGGATGATCCTGACGCGCTGGCCTTCCAGAATATGGTCTCGGAAGCTCAAAAAAACATGGCGGGCACTCAGAATCCATTCTTAGTACAAGCGGAACCCAACCTGCCGGTACCCACCAGCCCGATGCCGACATTAGAATTGCTTTATCATCCAGAGAAACGAGAAAATCATATTGATCGTCAGGCTCTAGAAGATATAGCTCGTCTGGTTGAGTCCAAGCTAGCAGATTACAAAATTAAAGCTCGAGTAGTTGATATTTTCCCAGGCCCGGTGATCACTCGTTTTGAACTTGATCTCGCTCCAGGTGTAAAGGTTAGCCGTATTTCCAGTTTATCGATGGACTTGGCTCGCTCATTATCTGCAATGGCCGTACGTGTTGTTGAAGTGATTCCGGGTAAACCATACGTTGGGCTAGAACTGCCGAACATGAGCCGCCAAACGGTGTTTTTATCTGACGTAATCAACAGCCCTCAGTTTGAAGAAGCAACATCGCCAACCACGATCGTACTTGGTCAGGATATTGCTGGTGAAGCTGTTATTGCAGATCTATCCAAAATGCCCCATGTGCTGGTGGCGGGTACAACCGGTTCGGGTAAATCTGTGGGTGTGAACGTCATGATCCTAAGCATGCTTTATAAGGCTACGCCTGATGAAGTACGCTTTATTATGATCGATCCAAAAATGTTGGAGCTTTCGATCTATGAAGGGATCCCACACCTATTGAGCGAAGTGGTGACTGACATGAAAGACGCATCGAACGCTTTGCGTTGGTGTGTTGGTGAAATGGAACGTCGTTACAAGCTCATGTCTGCGCTGGGTGTTCGTAACATTAAAGGCTTTAATGAAAAATTGAAAATGGCCGCTGATGCTGGGCACCCGATCCATGATCCACTGTGGCAACCTGGCGACAGCATGGATGAAATGCCTCCATTGTTAGAAAAACTGCCCTATATCGTTGTCGTGGTCGATGAATTTGCCGACATGATGATGGTGGTGGGCAAAAAAGTAGAAGAACTGATCGCTCGCTTGGCTCAAAAAGCTCGAGCTGCGGGTATTCACCTCATATTGGCAACTCAACGACCTTCGGTAGATGTCATTACTGGCTTGATTAAGGCCAACATACCGACTCGTGTCGCCTTTACCGTATCGACTAAAACGGATTCCAGAACCATCTTGGATCAGGGCGGGGCAGAGTCATTATTAGGCATGGGTGATATGCTGTATTTGCCTCCGGGTTCAAGCCATACCATTCGCGTTCACGGCGCATTTGCATCCGATGACGATGTGCACAGTGTGGTGAATGATTGGAAAGCACGTGGCAAGCCGCAATATATAGAAGATATAGTAAAAGGTGAGCAGTCAGCAGATACACTCCTTCCCGGCGAGAAGATGGAAGGGGAAGAAGAGCATGATCCATTATTCGATCAAGTGGTGGAACACGTTGTTCAGTCTCGTCGTGGCTCGGTTTCCGGTGTTCAGCGTCGATTTAAAATTGGGTATAACCGAGCGGCCAGAATTGTAGAGCAGCTAGAAGCGCATGGTATTGTGAGTGCACCAGGCCATAATGGTAATCGTGAAGTATTAGCACCACCGCCAATAAAAGAATAA
- the ald gene encoding alanine dehydrogenase, which yields MIIGVPKEIKNHEYRVGMIPSSVRELISHGHQVIVETQAGSGIGFTDEDYIAVGASILPTAADVFATADMIVKVKEPQTIERAMLREGQILFTYLHLAPDFPQTEELIKSKAVCIAYETVTDNMGRLPLLAPMSEVAGRMSIQAGAQTLEKSHGGRGLLLGGVPGVEPAKVVVVGGGVVGSNAARMAVGLRADVTILDRNIDTLRALDEEFQGRAKVVYSTVDALERHVLEADLVIGAVLIPGAAAPKLITKEHIKNMKPGAAVVDVAIDQGGCFETSHATTHADPTYVVDDVVHYCVANMPGAVARTSTFALNNATLPYIIKLADKGYQQALLSDDGLLEGLNVIHGKVTCKEVAEAFDLEYVEAKAAIAMFN from the coding sequence ATGATTATTGGCGTACCTAAGGAAATCAAAAACCACGAATATCGCGTGGGTATGATCCCATCTAGTGTGCGAGAGCTTATCTCTCACGGTCACCAGGTCATAGTTGAAACACAAGCCGGTAGCGGCATTGGGTTTACTGACGAGGACTATATTGCCGTAGGCGCATCCATTCTTCCTACTGCTGCGGATGTTTTCGCTACCGCAGATATGATTGTTAAGGTTAAAGAGCCTCAAACTATCGAGCGAGCTATGCTTCGCGAAGGGCAAATATTGTTCACCTATTTGCACCTTGCACCAGATTTTCCACAAACAGAAGAGCTGATTAAGAGCAAAGCTGTCTGCATAGCTTATGAGACTGTAACAGATAATATGGGTCGTCTGCCACTATTAGCGCCAATGTCTGAGGTTGCTGGTCGCATGTCTATCCAAGCTGGTGCACAAACTTTAGAAAAATCTCACGGTGGACGTGGCCTTCTATTGGGTGGCGTACCGGGCGTTGAGCCTGCAAAAGTCGTGGTTGTTGGCGGCGGCGTAGTGGGCTCAAACGCAGCGAGAATGGCCGTGGGCCTTCGTGCTGACGTAACCATACTTGATCGTAACATCGATACATTACGTGCATTGGATGAAGAATTCCAAGGCCGAGCGAAAGTTGTTTACTCGACTGTTGACGCGCTAGAGCGCCACGTTCTAGAAGCAGACCTAGTCATCGGTGCGGTATTGATTCCAGGAGCTGCGGCTCCTAAGTTGATCACCAAAGAACACATTAAGAACATGAAGCCTGGCGCGGCGGTTGTTGATGTTGCGATTGACCAAGGCGGTTGTTTCGAAACGTCTCACGCAACTACGCACGCTGATCCAACTTATGTTGTTGATGATGTTGTTCACTACTGTGTTGCTAACATGCCTGGCGCAGTTGCACGTACATCAACGTTCGCGCTAAATAACGCAACGCTACCGTACATCATCAAGCTAGCAGATAAAGGTTACCAACAAGCCCTGCTTTCTGATGACGGCCTACTCGAAGGCCTGAACGTTATTCACGGTAAAGTAACGTGTAAAGAAGTTGCTGAAGCATTCGACTTAGAATACGTTGAAGCAAAAGCAGCGATAGCGATGTTTAACTAA